In Streptomyces sp. NBC_00878, a single window of DNA contains:
- a CDS encoding bifunctional 2-polyprenyl-6-hydroxyphenol methylase/3-demethylubiquinol 3-O-methyltransferase UbiG: MTEAAQPVATDPEPYFDELADLYERFTSVRDAATSPIRSWLVEHLVPGKRAIDIGCGGGNNCLMLADRYDEVVGVDISQRMLDIAATKPSRVPVRYECRGALDLSPDTDGTFDLVMSVNAVFHIGPADTVLKRLRELVAPGGRLLIIDVTQPDAAGAQPSEQSAYAFETAKIVYEISGDVEAAADSMRMMLHPRWLEMSAQHAPLTDTEFTRAYTAALPGVQITKDLVPTMSAALWNAP, from the coding sequence ATGACCGAAGCTGCGCAGCCCGTGGCGACCGATCCAGAACCCTACTTCGACGAACTCGCCGACCTGTACGAAAGGTTCACGAGCGTCCGCGACGCCGCTACCAGCCCCATTCGCTCCTGGCTGGTCGAGCATCTTGTTCCTGGCAAGCGAGCCATCGACATCGGCTGCGGTGGCGGCAACAACTGCTTGATGCTGGCCGACCGCTACGACGAGGTCGTCGGGGTGGACATCTCGCAGCGCATGCTCGACATAGCCGCGACCAAGCCGTCCCGTGTTCCGGTGCGCTACGAGTGCCGCGGCGCCCTGGATCTCAGCCCGGACACGGACGGCACCTTCGACCTGGTGATGTCGGTCAACGCCGTCTTCCACATCGGTCCGGCCGACACCGTACTGAAGCGACTGCGTGAACTGGTTGCCCCCGGTGGGAGGTTGCTGATCATCGATGTCACCCAGCCGGATGCAGCGGGTGCGCAGCCCAGTGAGCAGAGCGCCTACGCCTTCGAAACAGCGAAGATCGTCTATGAGATATCCGGCGATGTGGAGGCCGCCGCCGACTCGATGCGGATGATGCTGCACCCGCGCTGGCTGGAGATGAGCGCACAGCACGCGCCGCTGACGGATACGGAGTTCACTCGCGCCTACACGGCGGCGTTGCCCGGAGTCCAGATCACCAAAGACCTGGTTCCCACCATGAGCGCCGCTCTCTGGAACGCGCCGTGA
- a CDS encoding FAD-dependent monooxygenase codes for MRDPHDCEVLVVGAGPSGLTAALLMAQKGVRVRIVDSKPGPVEQARAAIVHARTLEHLDQLGVADEAVARGLRITHVAIHENGRHAGKMPLAGEGTADRTRFPFALALEQSETERLLVAALAEHAVDVEWQSTVDELVDTGDAVRVRVRKGEVSSTISARWLVGADGASSTVRRFLGQDFDGETYAQSGMLADVTLDVDLGVKGMRLNLTRGGFVGILPLASGRCRLFGVVPPDLHRAPTDNGEASHQAYAALDHGDLQRWFESYFRVDARLQKIEWASMFRFHSRIAAKFRVGNSFLIGDAAHIHNPAGGQGLNLGIGDAVNIAWKLAQVVNNESPAWLLETYESERRPIARTVLKRTDLGFKLETGNNAVAVWMRTHVATRIVGVVSRLAPVRRMFFHLFSQLWVNYRGSRAVSAAHSGKSGPRPGDRAPYAPMAKTGEGASSVLDLGHGSGYHILLFDNREHSSASADVAELAARLVGRYAAPVATHTIPPSETAAYRAYRVDGARAVLIRPDGHIAAVADAGDQDAIQRLHSHLDDVLVRARTSSVSSDAA; via the coding sequence ATGCGCGATCCACACGATTGCGAGGTCCTCGTGGTAGGAGCAGGTCCGAGCGGACTGACCGCCGCGTTACTCATGGCGCAGAAGGGGGTCCGGGTACGGATCGTCGACAGCAAGCCCGGCCCGGTGGAACAGGCACGCGCCGCCATCGTGCACGCGCGCACTCTCGAACACCTGGATCAACTCGGAGTCGCCGACGAAGCCGTGGCCCGTGGGCTGCGGATCACTCACGTGGCCATCCACGAGAACGGCCGCCACGCCGGGAAGATGCCCTTGGCCGGCGAGGGCACCGCGGACCGTACGCGGTTCCCCTTCGCCCTGGCCCTGGAGCAGTCCGAGACCGAACGGCTGCTGGTCGCCGCGCTGGCCGAGCATGCCGTGGACGTGGAGTGGCAGTCCACCGTGGACGAACTGGTCGACACCGGAGACGCCGTACGGGTCCGGGTGCGGAAGGGCGAGGTGTCGTCGACCATCAGCGCGCGCTGGCTGGTCGGCGCGGACGGCGCGAGCAGCACCGTACGCCGCTTCCTCGGCCAGGACTTCGACGGCGAGACGTACGCGCAGAGCGGCATGCTGGCAGATGTGACCCTCGACGTGGACCTCGGAGTCAAGGGGATGCGGCTGAACCTCACCCGGGGCGGCTTCGTCGGCATCCTGCCGCTCGCCAGTGGCCGCTGCCGCCTCTTCGGTGTGGTGCCGCCCGACCTCCACCGGGCGCCCACGGACAACGGAGAAGCCTCGCACCAGGCCTATGCGGCTTTGGACCACGGCGACCTGCAACGCTGGTTCGAGTCCTATTTCCGCGTCGACGCCCGCCTTCAGAAGATCGAATGGGCGTCGATGTTCCGCTTCCACAGCCGCATCGCCGCGAAGTTCCGCGTCGGCAATTCCTTCCTGATCGGCGACGCCGCGCACATCCACAACCCGGCCGGCGGCCAGGGCCTGAACCTGGGCATCGGCGACGCGGTGAACATCGCGTGGAAACTCGCGCAAGTGGTCAACAACGAAAGCCCCGCGTGGCTGCTGGAGACGTACGAATCCGAGCGGCGCCCGATCGCCAGGACGGTACTCAAGCGCACCGATCTCGGCTTCAAACTGGAAACCGGCAACAACGCCGTCGCCGTATGGATGCGCACGCACGTGGCGACCAGGATCGTGGGAGTGGTCAGCCGCCTCGCCCCGGTCCGGCGCATGTTCTTCCATCTGTTCTCCCAGCTGTGGGTGAACTACCGGGGCAGCCGCGCGGTGTCGGCGGCACACTCCGGCAAGAGCGGGCCACGACCCGGCGACCGCGCGCCCTACGCACCCATGGCCAAGACGGGCGAAGGCGCGTCCAGCGTGCTCGACCTGGGCCATGGCAGCGGCTATCACATCCTGCTGTTCGACAACCGGGAGCACTCCTCCGCGTCCGCGGACGTGGCGGAACTGGCCGCGAGGCTCGTCGGCCGGTACGCGGCTCCGGTGGCCACCCATACGATCCCGCCGAGCGAGACGGCGGCCTACCGGGCCTACCGCGTGGACGGCGCCAGGGCCGTACTGATCCGCCCCGACGGCCATATCGCGGCCGTCGCCGACGCGGGCGATCAGGACGCCATCCAGCGGCTGCACAGTCACCTCGACGACGTGCTGGTGCGGGCGCGGACGTCGAGCGTCAGCTCCGACGCAGCGTGA